In Deltaproteobacteria bacterium, a single genomic region encodes these proteins:
- a CDS encoding recombinase family protein: MAKIIKEVVKTIPRNVAYLRVSTTEQDCEKNKADILKFANDRAFGHVEFIEEKASGKIGWKDRKIAAIIDQLGKDDKIIVPELSRIGRSMVDIMSCIAAAKEKGISIYDVKNGFELNGRFAGEVLAMVFSIAAQIERDLISARTIEGLKAARAKGKLLGRPRGPGKSKLDAYRPEIIALLNNHVPKNFIAERYHCTPANLHNWLGKNAIKRAEPALRV, from the coding sequence ATGGCAAAGATTATAAAAGAAGTGGTCAAGACAATTCCCCGGAATGTCGCTTATCTCCGGGTAAGCACGACAGAGCAGGACTGCGAAAAAAACAAGGCCGATATACTCAAGTTCGCTAACGACAGGGCTTTCGGCCATGTTGAGTTTATCGAGGAAAAGGCCAGCGGAAAGATAGGATGGAAGGACAGGAAAATCGCAGCGATCATTGACCAGCTTGGTAAAGACGACAAAATTATTGTCCCCGAGTTATCCCGTATAGGCCGGAGTATGGTTGACATTATGTCTTGCATTGCTGCCGCGAAGGAAAAGGGAATTTCCATTTATGACGTGAAGAATGGATTTGAATTGAATGGCCGATTCGCAGGGGAAGTGCTCGCGATGGTTTTCTCTATCGCGGCCCAGATCGAACGAGACTTGATCTCTGCCCGTACCATCGAAGGACTGAAAGCGGCACGGGCGAAAGGAAAGCTGTTAGGCCGTCCACGTGGGCCGGGGAAAAGCAAGTTAGATGCCTACAGGCCCGAGATCATTGCGTTGCTCAATAATCACGTCCCGAAGAACTTTATCGCAGAGCGGTATCACTGTACCCCGGCAAACCTTCACAACTGGTTAGGTAAGAACGCCATTAAGCGGGCTGAACCAGCGCTTAGGGTATGA